One region of Solanum pennellii chromosome 6, SPENNV200 genomic DNA includes:
- the LOC107022967 gene encoding non-specific lipid-transfer protein-like, with amino-acid sequence MSRDIIPIYSLLSLFLMCLCLVLANADVECTDMMKNLMPCQGFLMSGDDSPSVDCCSQAQALDKQFAASDKPDREGICSCLKAATQIPINLEKAAMLPSLCNLDTKIPIDPNVDCTTV; translated from the exons ATGTCAAGAGACATAATTCCCATTTACTCTTTACTATCACTCTTTTTGATGTGTCTTTGTTTGGTTTTAGCAAATGCAGACGTTGAATGCACAGATATGATGAAAAATTTGATGCCATGTCAAGGGTTCTTAATGAGTGGAGATGATTCTCCTAGTGTTGATTGTTGTAGTCAAGCACAAGCTCTTGACAAACAATTCGCAGCGTCTGATAAGCCGGACCGTGAAGGTATCTGCTCATGCCTCAAGGCTGCTACACAAATACCTATAAATCTTGAGAAAGCAGCAATGCTCCCTTCCTTATGCAACCTTGATACAAAAATACCTATCGACCCTAACGTTGATTGCACCAC GGTTTGA